In Mastomys coucha isolate ucsf_1 unplaced genomic scaffold, UCSF_Mcou_1 pScaffold9, whole genome shotgun sequence, the genomic window TTTCGGTTCGGGCGGCGATTATTTGGGGGGTGGTTAAGGTGTTTCGCGGAACTGACAGATGGTTGCCGGATTTTTCCCCCCCTTAAACTAAACTGTATGGTTTTCTTCTAAATGTAGATGGTCAGTAGAACAGAGGGTGCCATCGATGACGCGCTCATCGGTGGAAATGCTTCCGCTGAAGGTCCGGAGGGCGAAGGTACCGAAAGCACAGTAGTCACCGGTGTTGACATTGTCATGAATCATCACTTACAAGAAACCAGNNNNNNNNNNNNNNNNNNNNNNNNNNNNNNNNNNNNNNNNNNNNNNNNNNNNNNNNNNNNNNNNNNNNNNNNNNNNNNNNNNNNNNNNNNNNNNNNNNNNNNNNNNNNNNNNGCATGCAAACACTCTGTTTTGGTAGTCGGTGTTCTAGAAGAAGTGGGTGGTTGTTATAAGGAGCTTGAGAAAAGAGGACCTTTTGTTATATAGTGAAGGTTGCTTTTCAATAACATGAGCATATGGGAACAAAGCCGGTTGACTTTTGCTTTGAAAAGTAAAAGCAGTTACTTTAAGAATTAATATaggaattacattttttttaagtggttTCTTTGTCACCCAGTAAACTGTATCATTATTTTGCTCATAGCCATTGcttatattttcttactttactGGAAGGAAATATTTTGTTCAAAATTCAGTATTTTGATGATCTGCTACTTTACTGTTTTAGACTCAAAGGCAAACTTGAAGAACAGAAACCCGAAAGAGTAAAGCCTTTTATGACTGGAGCTGCAGAGCAAATTAAGCACATCCTTGCTAATTTCAATAACTACCAGGTAAGTAAACCAAAGGGTTATATACTCTTAACCATGGGATCAGAAAAAGTATCTGTCTGTacgtggctctggctgtcctggaacaccctcagcctgctgagattaaaggcttgtagcTCTGCACCAGACAAGGAGCTGGTATTTAAAATACGacattgctttcttttcattgAGACTGGgttatctgtagaccaggctgtccttggacCCAGAGGTCTATCTGCCAATGCCTCttaattgctgggattaaaggtgtgtgccaacataTGGCTAGTATATGTGTTACTTTTGAgtactttgagatttttcttgCCAAATGTTGTTTGTCTAGGGGTTATTCTGGATCTCCTTTAtagtttggttttatgtttgtgtgtatgagacagTCTAATTGTAGGTTTTTATTACGTGTTTCTTAAGTTTTTTATTGGTGAAAACATGAATCCAGATGGTATGGTTGCTCTCCTGGACTACCGTGAAGATGGTGTGACTCCATTCATGATTTTCTTTAAGGATGGCTTAGAGATGGAAAAATGTGTAAGTATCTGTTTAAATTAGCAGTGTAAAGATAGGGAGTTTGGCAGTGTGGTTCTTTGCTTTCTGCAGGTGGTAGGCCTTGCATACTGTGGGGTCTGTCCAGAGTAGTGCCTTGAACATGCAAGGGGCTTGGAGGTGAGACTAGCTTGCTTGGTCATGTGTGTAAGTAGAGTTTGACACTAGCCTGGGATAAACTCATGTAGAATGAGTGTGGTCTCTGTCCCACAGTAGTCCGAATCCATTTCATATCATGCAACAGGATGTTTCAGTGTCTACTGATTTCATTCAGtaagaaggaatataaaaatgtctgttttatAAGGGACTGATGGAGACAGTGTAAAACAAAGGTTCCTTGTCCTTGTAAGCACAGTAGAAGGTGAACTTAGAATTGAGCTGGAGAAAGTGGGTGACTACCTGGGACAGTGGGGTAGGAGCAGTATTCAGAAAACTCGTCTGGTGTTAGTGGAGCACTGGAGTCTGCAGGAAGGTGGGCGAGTGCTGTGGACTCACTGGGGAGGGTGGTCTGCATCCACTGATAGACCCTGAACAGTTTGTGGTTGTTCTTCTGGTTTGCACTAGGATGCAAGAGGAAATTCTCCCTGcgcttcctgcctgcctttgtgGCAGTCCAGATTGAATTGGGGAGTACATCCACATGCTAGGACGGTGACATACTCAGGTTGGGGCAGCTGTTAATGCCATCTCTTTTGTTTTGCAGTAACAAAATGGATCTATCATCTGTCACCATAATTGGCTGCTGCTTACCATCACACAACACCAGGACTTAGGACAAATGGGACTGATGTCATCTTGAACTTTGTTTTGACCGTGATTTATTTGGagtggaggcatttttttttttttttttaaagaaaaaacatgtcATGTGGGTTGTCTAAAAATAAAGTGCATTTAAATTCACTTTACTCCTCTTTACTGTGATTGTTCCGACTATGGTAGCGTCTGAGAAGCTAGAGCCTGGTTGAGCGTCGCTAGAATGCTAAAGTCTCTTCAGTTAACTGCCACAGTGGGGACTCTACAAGAGTGGGAATGCAAGAACCTCAGTTGCagtgaagggagaggagagaagtggaCCCTAACTTTCATCACTTCCAGTGAAAGAGCTTACCAAAAGCACAAAAAGACTAACTAGTTGGAAACAAGTACTGTCTGCTGGACTAATGTCAGATTCCTGGTAACTAGAGGCTGGCAAGCTGGCCTCTGCCACCTTAGAGTTGTACAAACATGACAGACCATGGGTGGTGGCCAATTTTTTAGATGGAGGAAAGTCAGTTCCTGGTGGGGTGGGATGTGAGGCACCTTGGTCCAGCTGGCTCAAGTACTGCTTGCTCAGTGTTCTTCTGGCTGTGTGTGCCCCAAATAACTACAGAGTGACTTCCTGGGGAGTGCCAGAAGCCCATGCTTCATGGGGTAAGGTTAGATAACCCCTTCATGAATTGGTTCTTGAAAAACTTAGAACAGCTTACTGTCTGATGtagatgtatttgtttatatgccttGCCGTCATGTTACTGGATCTTGAGGCCAATTTCCACCATTATACTTTGTGGAAGAAACTTGAGAAGACTTCATGCCTAGGGCTATCCCTTAGAGATAGCCAGAGGCTTGGTAGAGAAGGAGGACcaaaattatgtgtatgggtttgtgcatgtgactGCAGATGCCCATAGTCAAAGGAGAGATTCTCTGCAGCTGGAGCTTGACATGAGTGCTGGGTACCAAAGATGGGGCCTGCTGAGCCTTAacaggtttggggttttttgtttttagactttctctattcctggctgtcttggaactcattttgtagaacaggctggccttttgaactcaaagagatcagtCTGTTTCTGCCAAGTGCTCCTGCCAAGACTGGCTAGATTTGGTTTTGACACAGCTTTTACATCCAAGGTTGACCTTAAATTGCTGAGGATAACCTTGCCTCTACCACCtatgattataggcatgtgtctcttgcttagttgatttggtCCTGAAGTTGAATTTAGGGATTGTGGGGTTAGCAAGTATACCACCAATATTGGCTTCATCCTCAAACCCTGGggcttttggtttatttattatgCCTCTATAGAGATAGATAGACCTTGAACTCCTCAACCTCTTAGTGCTAGGTCTTGAGACTTGCCCTACCATAACAGGTTCCCAACTTCTTTTGAAGAcagcttttcttttattcttccccCNNNNNNNNNNctagaactcagaaatccgcctgcctctgcctcccaagtgctgggattaaaggtgtgtaacaccACCCAGCTGagtctgttctttttttattataacttATTTTCTAGTTATTGCTAGAACCACCTAGAGAAGAATAATAAGCACCCACACTCCCTGCATAGCTGGGGTGTGTACCATGTGATCTTTCTAATGTTGAGTTTGGTACAAACAGGTTTCAAGTACCTGTGGAACAATGGGATGAGGAAGGCCTTAGTGTTGTCTGCGAAAGCCTTTGCAGTTTGCCACTTGAATGTGGATGTGAAGGAGCAGCCGTGTGGCTATCTGAAAACAGACCATGCAAGCCACAAGAGAACACCATCATCTAGAACCAGAGAGGGCTGCTTCAACATGGGTTCAAACCAATAGAAAGTCTTAGCTACACTGGGTGTTTGGGATCCCGGTGTGGTACTGGGTGAGCTTTTAACCACAAAAACAATGGTTAGGGGGTCGGTGTCCCCCTTCATGCtggttatggtttgtatatgcttggcccagggagtggcactattaggaggtgtggccctgttggagtaggtgtgtcacagtgggtgtgggctataagaccc contains:
- the Tpt1 gene encoding translationally-controlled tumor protein, with amino-acid sequence MIIYRDLISHDELFSDIYKIREIADGLCLEVEGKMVSRTEGAIDDALIGGNASAEGPEGEGTESTVVTGVDIVMNHHLQETSGFFVTQ